The genomic DNA CTATAATACACAACGGGAAAATTTTAAGCAATGTTGTGGCAAGTCAAAAAATACACGAAGAGTTTGGTGGTGTGGTGCCTGAATTAGCATCCAGAGCACACCAACAAAATATTGTTCCTGTAGTACACCAAGCATTGAAAAAAGCTGGTATATCTAAAGATCAACTACACGCTATTGCATTTACTCGTGGCCCAGGTTTAATGGGGTCTTTATTAGTAGGAACCTCCTTTGCCAAATCTTTAGCTTATGGTTTAAATATCCCACTAATAGATGTTAACCATATGCAAGCACACATTCTGGCGCATTTTATAGATGAAGAAGGTTTTGAAAAACCATCATTTCCTTTTATTGCAATGACGATTTCTGGCGGACACACCCAGATTGTTGAAGTGAAAAACTATTTTGACATGACTGTTATTGGTGAAACTATTGATGATGCCGTGGGAGAAGCTTATGATAAAAGTGGAAAAATTCTTGGTTTAGGATATCCAGCAGGACCAGAAATTGATAAGCGTGCACAAAAAGGCAACCCAAAAGCCTATCAATTTACAAAACCAAAAGTTGATGGCTTAAACTTTAGCTTTTCTGGCTTAAAAACAGCAATTCTTTATTTTATTCAGCGAGAAGTAAAGGCAAACCCTAATTTTATTGAAGAAAACCTAAACGATATTTGTGCTTCTATTCAATATACCATCATTGGTATTCTAATTGATAAATTAAAACTTGCTACAAAACAAACAGGCATTAAACAAATTGCTATTGGTGGTGGAGTTTCTGCAAATTCTGGTATCCGTCAAGCTTTAAAAGATGGGGAACAAAAATTTGGTTGGACTACTTACGTTCCTAAATTTGAGTTTACCACAGATAATGCTGCTATGATAGCTATTGTTGGTTATTTAAAATACTTAGAAGGTGATTTTGCCGAACAAGGTGTTACAGCTTCAGCTAGACTTAAAATATAGTTGGCAGTATTCAGTTGCAGTTGGCAGTATTTGGTATTGTTGTTCTCGATTTTTTCTTTGCGTCTTTGCGTCTTTGCGCCTTTGCGAGAAATTAATATAGTTTGCTACATAAGTAGCTCAAAAAATCAAAAATCCGCAATCGTAAATCGTAAATCCTTTTTATCTTCGCTTTATGCAATTATTTTACAATCCAGAGATTACAGATAGTACTACGCAGTTTTCTTTTCCTAAAGAAGAAAGTAAGCATATTGTTAAGGTCTTACGAAAGCATGTTGGAGACATATTGCACATTACAAACGGGCACGGGTGGTTGTTTACAGCTGAAGTTACCATACCAAATACCAATAAATGTATCGCTACTATTGTATCTAAATCTCAACAGTTAAAAAGAGATTATCGCTTACATTTAGCAGTAGCACCAACAAAAATGAACGATCGTTATGAATGGTTTTTAGAAAAAGCTACTGAAATAGGCATCGATAGTATTACACCTATTTTTTGTGATCATAGTGAACGCAAAGTCATTAAACCAGAACGTTTTGAACGTATTTTACAATCAGCAATGAAACAGTCCCTAAATTGTTATTTGCCCATATTAAATGATGCTATGCCTTTCAAAACTTTTATAAAACAGGATTTTAAAGGTGATTTGTTTATTGCACATTGCGAAGAAACCGATAAAAAGTCCTTAAAACAAGAACTAAGACCAAAACGGGACATAACTATTTTAATTGGCCCCGAAGGTGATTTTAGCATTAAAGAAATCGAACAAGCGCTTCAAAAAAACTTCTCTCCTGTTACTCTTGGAGACAGCCGATTACGTACAGAAACAGCTGCCATTGTTGCTTGTCATTCGGTGGCTTTTATTAACGAATTATAATTTTTGTTGACTCCCTCCAGTAATATCCAAATTTTCAGTCTGGACAAATGCTACTATCGATAAATCATCATTCTGATTTACTATATCTGGAATAGGAAGGCTTAATTTGCCTTCTTTCGAATCTAAATTTAAGAACATTTCTTCTACGACAATATTGGAGTTTTTAAGTGTTCTATTCTTATTTTCACCGCGCTTGATTGAAGTGATTCGCTCATTAATGACCAACGCCACTCGCAATGTTTTTTTATTAATAACTCCTTCTATTTTATAATTTAAAGAAATAGCAGCATTATCTTTTTTAATATTACTAAGTTCTACCATATTTACAGCACTTTTACTTAAGTAGGTATTGAGTTTCGACTTCATAATACCTTTATTGGAACCTACAAAATGTTCTTTTCCATTTACGACAATCTGTGGTGTATAAATGGAACTGCTATTAAACTTATGCCCGTATTTGCGTTGTTTATCGCTAAACACTTTCTTACTAAAAGGGTCTCTCCAGCCAATGTAATTCCAATAATCTACATGGTAAGACAAGGCTATTACCTCATCATCAGAATATTTAGTCTTAACTTCATTTAATAAATTATCAGCCGGCGGACAGCTAGAACATCCTTGTGAGGTAAACAACTCTAAAACTACAACAGGATTAAATGTCTCTTTTTTTTCCGGTTGAAATAAAAATGATGATATTATTATGGTTAAAAGTATCTTTTGCATAGCAATTCTTTTTATTTTTGACTTTATGATACTTAGTTGGGTGAAAATCAAAAATCTTACAAAAATTATCGTCATTAGTATGTCTTTAATGACTGGTAACTGCATGGCTCAAGATTTAGCTATTTTAAAATATAAGGGTGGCGGCGATTGGTATGGTAATCCTACAGCATTACCTAATTTGATAGCTTTCTGTAACCAAAACATAAACACTAAAATAACGCCTAAACCACAAACCGTTGAAGTTGGCAGTACCGATATTTTTCAATACCCCTTATTACATATGACTGGGCACGGTAATGTTTTTTTTAGCGAAACGGATGCGGAAAATCTAAGAAACTACCTCATATCTGGCGGTTTTTTGCACATAGACGACAATTACGGCATGGAACCTTTTATAACTAAAGAGCTTAAAAAGGTATTTCCCGATAAAGATTTAATTGAACTTTCTACGAGTCATAAAATATTTAATACGCCTTATAAGTTTTCACAGGGCTTACCTAAAATTCATGAGCATGATGGAAAACGTCCACAGGCTTTTGGTATTTTTCAGGATGATCGATTGGTCGTGTTATTTACTTATGAAAGCGATTTAGGTGATGGCTGGGAAGATACGGAAGTACATAATGATCCTGCCGATGTTAGAGAAAAAGCGCTTAAAATGGGGGCTAATATTGTTACATATGCTTTTGAAAATTAAGCTCTGTTTTTGATGAAAGATCTTGTTGTAGTTCTTATTGAATTTATTTTTCACACTAATATTAACGAAGAAATCACTTTAAAAAAAGTATTAATAATAGTCTTTAAGGTTTTAATGTTTTTACTGGTTCTTTCAATTATAATGTGGGTTTTATTAAACTATAACGAATAAATTTTCTGAATGCTTAAAAATTTTTCTCGCAAAGACGCAAAGGCGCAAAGAAACACTGATACTGAATACTGATACTCGACACTGAATACTGAACACTGGATACTCAAAAATGCAACTAACCCATTACAACATAAACTTTTCAAAGCGCTCCTTCCCCATTACTTTGGTTTGTGACAATGTTACTAATGCACCTAATATTGGTAGTCTGTTTAGAATTTCTGATGCTTTTGGAGTTGAAAAATTTATCCTCTGTGGAGATCATATTCCACTTGGAAGAAAAATGACAAAAACGTCAAGGGCTACCGAAAAATCTGTTGATTATGACATGGCTCAATCTGCTTCAGAAGTCATTGAATCTTTAAAAAATAAGGGCTTTCAAATTATTTCATTAGAAATTACAGATACTAGCAAACCTATTCATAATTTCAAATTTTCTGCTAAAAAACCTATTGCTTTGGTTATTGGCGATGAAAATTTTGGAGTATCTGATACTATTTTAAATATGTCTGACGCTGTTATTCACATAGATATGTTTGGGCAAAATAGCAGTATGAATGTGGTACAAGCTACTAATATTGTTTTATATGAAATAACGAAGCAATTATTATAAATCATACCAGATATAAAGTGGGCAACTAAGTAAAATTAGTGTATGCGATTTCTCTCTTTGGTTCGAAATGACTAGATTTACTATTCTAAACTAAATCAATTGACTTCTAACACAATTTCTAACGGTATTTTAAAAGCTATAGCTATTATTTTAGGTATTGCCTTAGTACTTTACTTTTTATATCAAATACAGGCTGTCATTGGTTATATAGCGATTGCAGCGGTGATTTCATTAATAGGAAGACCAATCGTATTATTTTTAGAACGTCGATTAAAATTCAAAAACACCATTGCTGTAATAGTTACCATGGTAGTTCTTTTAGGATTATTTTTAGGATTAGTAGGCTTATTTATTCCTTTGGTTATAAAGCAGGGACAAAATTTATCGCTGTTAAACATTGATGAGCTACAGGTTAATATAGAGAACTTATATGTAGAAATTATTAATTATTTCGATTTACATCAAATAGATTTAGAACAATCCATTAAGGAGTCTAATTTGTTAGCTAAAATAGATTATTCACTGATTCCTGATTTCTTAAACTCTGTTGTAAGTGGCTTAGGCAGTTTTAGTATAGGACTCTTTTCTGTGCTTTTTATATCGTTTTTCTTTCTAAAGGATAGTCGATTATTTGAAAATGGTCTTCTCACTTTTATACCAGATAACAAGGAATCTCGATGGAAAAACTCATCAACCAAAATTAAAGATTTACTTTCTAGGTACTTTGTAGGACTCATTTTCCAAATATTAATCCTGTTTATTATCTACACCATTGGCTTACTTATTATTGGTGTTGAAAACCCTATCGTTATAGCGTTTCTATGTGCCTTATTAAACCTAATTCCTTATGTTGGACCTTTAGTTGGCGCTTTATTAATGATAACATTAACAATGACGAGCAATCTTGGAGAAAGCTTTAGTGAAGTTATTCTACCCAAAACATTTTGGGTATTTATTGTATTTGCCATTGGGCAGTTAGTTGATAATTTTGGCAGTCAGCCAGTTATATTTTCAAAAAGCGTAAAATCACATCCGCTGGAAATATTTTTGGTGATTTTAACTACTGGGATCTTATTCGGTGTTATTGGATTAATTATCGCTGTTCCTGCATACACAGCAATAAAAGTAATCTTAAAAGAGTTTTTATCTGAAAACAAAATCGTAAAGAAACTCACAAAAGATTTATAATATTATTTTTTGAACACCTTCATTTTAAATACTGAAATTCAAGAATTTATACATAAGCATTTAAATTCTGATGTAGCGTCATTACTACTCAAAGGCGCGTCGTTTCCCAATGTTGAAATCAAAGATCTTATAGAACAAATTGAGGCAAAAAAGCGCTGTGAAAAAAAGTTGCCAACATGGTTTCATTGTAAAAATATATATTATCCAAATAAGTTAAATATTGAACAAACATCTTCTGAAATAACGGCTCAACATAAAGCTAGTTTGATTAATGGCGATGACGTTATAGATTTAACAGGCGGCTTTGGAATAGATTGTTATTATTTTTCAAAGGTATTTAAAACAGTGATGCATTGCGAAATCAATGAAAGCTTATCAAACATTGTAAGTCATAACTACAAACAACTAGAAGTCAATAATATTGAAACCAAAAATACAGATGGTATCAACTATTTAAAAACTTCGAAAAAGCAATTTAATTGGATTTATATTGATCCTTCCAGAAGACATGATAGTAAGGGAAAGGTCTTCTTTTTAAATGATTGTCTCCCTAACGTTCCAGAGCATATCGATTTGTTATTTAATCATTCAAAAAACGTTATGATTAAAACATCTCCTTTACTAGATTTATCTGTTGGTATTAATGAATTAAAGTATGTAAAAACAATTCATATTGTTGCTGTAAATAATGAGGTAAAAGAGTTGCTCTGGGTATTAGAAAATGGTTTTAAAGGCGATATAAGTATCCATACTGTAAATATTAAAAAAGAATCGAAAACGTTCTTTAAATTTTCAATAGAAACTGAAAAAACTTCAGAATCAAAATACCATCCACCACTCTCCTATTTATATGAACCAAATAGTGCTATTTTAAAGGCGGGAGCTTTTCATGCTATAAGTAATCAGCTTAATGTATACAAACTTCATAAGCATTCGCATTTATACACAAGTGATTCTCTAATTGATTTTCCTGGTAGAATTTTTAAGATAGAAAGCTTTATTCCGTACAATAAAAAAGAATTGAAAAAGCTAGGGATTTCCAAAGCCAACATTACTACTCGTAATTTCCCTGAAACAGTTCAACAGATTCGAAAAAAGTTCAATATTAAAGATGGTGGCAACATTTACTTATTCTTTACTACTGATGTGAATGATAACAGAATTGTATTAATAGTTTCTAAATAAAAAGACCTTACTTTTTATCCTGTAGGTATTTATGTATATTTAAGCGCATAAATATTTTATATATAATCACTTATATACATATTAGTAAATCATATGATTTTCCAAAATGTTTTAAATAAGTGAAACAACAACATATGAATTTTAGACATAAGTTATGAAAGAAAACAAATCAAATTTCGAACATATTGTTTCATTAATTAAAAGTTTAATCTGGCCTTTTATTATTCTTGTGTTTTTTCTTTCCTATAAAACTGAGTTTAATGCTATTGTAAATTACCTGCCCGAAATGATAAAAAAGTCATCAAAAGTAACTGTTGGGGGTATTTCCATAGAAGTACAAAATATTGCAGAAATTAGTGGAAACCCTGAATTAGCTAAAATTATTCCATCATTATCTAACGAAGGCATTAAAACACTTCTAAAAATAGGAACGGGGGGAAGGCATATAGTGCTCAGCCGTCGTGGAGACTCTTTGTTTAATTTAACAGAAAGTATTAATCCATTTTATGAATTAGAATCTAATGGCTTGGCTAAAGCTTCATACGGTTATAACAAACCTAAGGTTTCTATTAAAAAGTTCTTGGAAGACTATGTTAGTTTAAATTTATCGGATTTAGATCATGAATTGAATTTAAAAAAGATAGAAGGGATTAATTTAAATAGAATGAAAAAAGGGATTAAAAGATCCAATACAACTAGTTCTAAATGGGAATCGTTAGACAATTTTGGAATTGAATTGAACGATGAAGGAAAGAAAGCTTATGAAATTATTATTCAAGTAGTTTCAAAAGAACTATCCGAAAGCTAACACTTACTCAATACATTTCAACTTATCACTAAAAAACTCTTTATAATCTATATCTGTAATATTATGAGTTCCTTCTGTTCCTTTTAATAATATTGATTTAATTGGAGACTTTTTTAATTGTGTAATTTGTGATTTAGAAAGGTTTCCTTTAAACAAAAATGTACCACATTCCATATTCCAGGTATGATAAAAGGTTATTGTCTGATTATTTTCAAGTTTAACTTTTACAGATGACCGATTACTGGTAAAATAACTAACGCAACCTAAATCTTTTTTAGAGTTAAAAAATATATTTACTTGTTGACCATATTTATATAATTCTACGGTTAAATCATCGCTTATTGAATAAGGGTCTGTTCGGATATGATTTTTTTTGTAAAACTCATCATACGTATTTATAGCATAATGACATGTATTTCTAAACTTAGCTCTTTCTGAATTAGCACTTTCATCTATTTCTGTTGCCACTGAATCTTGCTGTCCACTAATGTCTTCCTTAGCTTTAAGAATAGAGTCTTGAATCCTTATTTTTTCTTTTAATTCTGCTTCTCGTTTTTTGGCTTGTATCAATAACTCTTGTTGGTGTTTGGAATCTTCCTTGACCTTTCTAATAATAGAATCTTGAACCCTCTGTCTTTCAATCAATTCAGCTTCCCTTCTTCTAGCTTGGGCCAATAGCTCTTGCTCACGCTTGGCTGCTTCTTGAGCCTTGTTAATGGAATCCTGAACCCTTTGCTTTTCTTTTAATTCGGCTTCCTGTCTTTTGGCCTGTGCCAATAACTCTTGCTGACGCTTAGCTGCTTCTTTAGCTTTGTTAATGGAATCTTGAACCCTTTGCTTTTCTTTTAATTCGGCTTCTTGCCTTTTGGTCTCTGCCAATAACTCTTGCTCAAGCTTGGCGGCTTCTTTAACCTTATTAATGGAATCCTGAACCCTTTGTTTTTCTTTTAATTCAGCCTCTTGCCTTTTGGCCTCTGCCAATAACTCTTGCTCTCGTTTGGCGGCTTCTTGAGCTTTGTTAATGGAATCTAGAACTCTCTGTTTTGCTTTTAACTCGGCTTCCCGCCTTTTCGCCTCTGCCAATAACTCTTGTTGACGCTTGGCTGCTTCTTTAGCTTTGTTTATGGAATCTTGAATCCTTTGTTTTTCTTTTAATTCGGCTTCTTGCCTTTTCGCCTCTGCCAATAATTCTTGCTCACGCCTAGCTGCTTCTTTAACCTTATTAATGGAATCCTGAACTCTCTGTTTTGCTTTTAACTCGGCTTCCCGCCTTTTCGCCTCTGCCAATAACTCTTGTTGACGCTTGGCTGCTTCTTTAGCTTTGTTTATGGAATCTTGAATCCTTTGTTTTTCTTTTAATTCGGCTTCTTGCCTTTTCGCCTCTGCCAATAATTCTTGCTCACGCCTAGCTGCTTCTTTAACCTTATTAATGGAATCCTGAACTCTCTGTTTTTCTTTTAATTCAGCTTCTTGCTTTTTCGCCTCTGCCAATAATTCTTGCTCACGCCTAGCTGCTTCTTGAGCCTTGTTAATGGAATCCTGAATCCTTTGTTTTTCTTTTAACTCGGCTTCTTGTCTTTTGGCTTGTGCTAATAACTCTTGCTCACGCCTAGCTGCTTCTTGAGCCTTGTTAATGGAATCCTGAACCCTTTGCTTTTCTTTTAATTCGGCTTCCTGCCTTTTCGCTTCTGCCAATAATTCTTGCTGACGCTTGGCTGCTTCTTGAGCCTTATTAATGGAATCCTGAACCCTTTGCTTTTCTTTTAATTCAGCTTCCTGTCTTTTTGCCTGTGCTAATAACTCTTGCTCACGTTTGGCTGCTTCTTGAGCTTTGATAATAGAATCTTGTTTCCTTTTTTCTCTTTTCTCTTTATTAACTATTTCTTCTATTCTTTTCTTTCTATTTTCTTCTTCCTTAATAGCCTTTTCCAGTTCCTTTTGTTCGTTAGCATAATATAAATCCATCATTTCCTCATTAATCTCTAAAAAATCAGAATTCACATAACCAACCCATTCTTTATATATTATTTTATATATGTCCTTACCTAAATAAGCTGTAACTATACATCTTTCATTTTCTTTAAACTCAGCTAAAGGTTGTGAAAACTCATTAGGCGTTTTATACATACTACCATCCTCGAAAAAAGTTGTAGGAATAGATACTTCTTGCGAAAAAATATGGCTAGATAGTATAAGGCAAACAAGTAGAGAGAAAAATTTCATATAGTAAATTGTAGAACGTGTAAATATAATAACCTGTTAAACTAATAACGAAGAAATACGACCTAATTTGAAAAAAGTCGAGGTGTAGTAGTTTTTATCTATTTTTAATGCCAACAAGATCATTAAAACAGATAAAATACCAAAGGAAAATTATATTAAGCCTAATTCTAGATAACCGATTATCAAAAAAACAGCGATAAAATTGACGCACAAGCAAAGCCTGTAATTGCCAATAATGTGGTCATGGCTGTCCAACTTTGAAACGTTTGCTTTTCAGATAATCCCAGATATTTACCAACCAACCAAAATCCACTATCATTTACATGAGACATAATACTTGCTCCGGAAGCTACAGCTATTACTAGTAATGCTTTTTGTGGATCTGAAACAGATTCCATTAAAAGCGGTGCAGTGAGACCAGCTGCGGTAATCATTGC from Flavivirga abyssicola includes the following:
- a CDS encoding coiled-coil domain-containing protein, giving the protein MKFFSLLVCLILSSHIFSQEVSIPTTFFEDGSMYKTPNEFSQPLAEFKENERCIVTAYLGKDIYKIIYKEWVGYVNSDFLEINEEMMDLYYANEQKELEKAIKEEENRKKRIEEIVNKEKREKRKQDSIIKAQEAAKREQELLAQAKRQEAELKEKQRVQDSINKAQEAAKRQQELLAEAKRQEAELKEKQRVQDSINKAQEAARREQELLAQAKRQEAELKEKQRIQDSINKAQEAARREQELLAEAKKQEAELKEKQRVQDSINKVKEAARREQELLAEAKRQEAELKEKQRIQDSINKAKEAAKRQQELLAEAKRREAELKAKQRVQDSINKVKEAARREQELLAEAKRQEAELKEKQRIQDSINKAKEAAKRQQELLAEAKRREAELKAKQRVLDSINKAQEAAKREQELLAEAKRQEAELKEKQRVQDSINKVKEAAKLEQELLAETKRQEAELKEKQRVQDSINKAKEAAKRQQELLAQAKRQEAELKEKQRVQDSINKAQEAAKREQELLAQARRREAELIERQRVQDSIIRKVKEDSKHQQELLIQAKKREAELKEKIRIQDSILKAKEDISGQQDSVATEIDESANSERAKFRNTCHYAINTYDEFYKKNHIRTDPYSISDDLTVELYKYGQQVNIFFNSKKDLGCVSYFTSNRSSVKVKLENNQTITFYHTWNMECGTFLFKGNLSKSQITQLKKSPIKSILLKGTEGTHNITDIDYKEFFSDKLKCIE
- a CDS encoding AI-2E family transporter, which codes for MTSNTISNGILKAIAIILGIALVLYFLYQIQAVIGYIAIAAVISLIGRPIVLFLERRLKFKNTIAVIVTMVVLLGLFLGLVGLFIPLVIKQGQNLSLLNIDELQVNIENLYVEIINYFDLHQIDLEQSIKESNLLAKIDYSLIPDFLNSVVSGLGSFSIGLFSVLFISFFFLKDSRLFENGLLTFIPDNKESRWKNSSTKIKDLLSRYFVGLIFQILILFIIYTIGLLIIGVENPIVIAFLCALLNLIPYVGPLVGALLMITLTMTSNLGESFSEVILPKTFWVFIVFAIGQLVDNFGSQPVIFSKSVKSHPLEIFLVILTTGILFGVIGLIIAVPAYTAIKVILKEFLSENKIVKKLTKDL
- a CDS encoding DUF1223 domain-containing protein, which produces MQKILLTIIISSFLFQPEKKETFNPVVVLELFTSQGCSSCPPADNLLNEVKTKYSDDEVIALSYHVDYWNYIGWRDPFSKKVFSDKQRKYGHKFNSSSIYTPQIVVNGKEHFVGSNKGIMKSKLNTYLSKSAVNMVELSNIKKDNAAISLNYKIEGVINKKTLRVALVINERITSIKRGENKNRTLKNSNIVVEEMFLNLDSKEGKLSLPIPDIVNQNDDLSIVAFVQTENLDITGGSQQKL
- a CDS encoding DUF4159 domain-containing protein, with product MSLMTGNCMAQDLAILKYKGGGDWYGNPTALPNLIAFCNQNINTKITPKPQTVEVGSTDIFQYPLLHMTGHGNVFFSETDAENLRNYLISGGFLHIDDNYGMEPFITKELKKVFPDKDLIELSTSHKIFNTPYKFSQGLPKIHEHDGKRPQAFGIFQDDRLVVLFTYESDLGDGWEDTEVHNDPADVREKALKMGANIVTYAFEN
- the tsaD gene encoding tRNA (adenosine(37)-N6)-threonylcarbamoyltransferase complex transferase subunit TsaD gives rise to the protein MSSQNIYILGIESSCDDTAAAIIHNGKILSNVVASQKIHEEFGGVVPELASRAHQQNIVPVVHQALKKAGISKDQLHAIAFTRGPGLMGSLLVGTSFAKSLAYGLNIPLIDVNHMQAHILAHFIDEEGFEKPSFPFIAMTISGGHTQIVEVKNYFDMTVIGETIDDAVGEAYDKSGKILGLGYPAGPEIDKRAQKGNPKAYQFTKPKVDGLNFSFSGLKTAILYFIQREVKANPNFIEENLNDICASIQYTIIGILIDKLKLATKQTGIKQIAIGGGVSANSGIRQALKDGEQKFGWTTYVPKFEFTTDNAAMIAIVGYLKYLEGDFAEQGVTASARLKI
- a CDS encoding 16S rRNA (uracil(1498)-N(3))-methyltransferase, yielding MQLFYNPEITDSTTQFSFPKEESKHIVKVLRKHVGDILHITNGHGWLFTAEVTIPNTNKCIATIVSKSQQLKRDYRLHLAVAPTKMNDRYEWFLEKATEIGIDSITPIFCDHSERKVIKPERFERILQSAMKQSLNCYLPILNDAMPFKTFIKQDFKGDLFIAHCEETDKKSLKQELRPKRDITILIGPEGDFSIKEIEQALQKNFSPVTLGDSRLRTETAAIVACHSVAFINEL
- a CDS encoding THUMP-like domain-containing protein, which produces MNTFILNTEIQEFIHKHLNSDVASLLLKGASFPNVEIKDLIEQIEAKKRCEKKLPTWFHCKNIYYPNKLNIEQTSSEITAQHKASLINGDDVIDLTGGFGIDCYYFSKVFKTVMHCEINESLSNIVSHNYKQLEVNNIETKNTDGINYLKTSKKQFNWIYIDPSRRHDSKGKVFFLNDCLPNVPEHIDLLFNHSKNVMIKTSPLLDLSVGINELKYVKTIHIVAVNNEVKELLWVLENGFKGDISIHTVNIKKESKTFFKFSIETEKTSESKYHPPLSYLYEPNSAILKAGAFHAISNQLNVYKLHKHSHLYTSDSLIDFPGRIFKIESFIPYNKKELKKLGISKANITTRNFPETVQQIRKKFNIKDGGNIYLFFTTDVNDNRIVLIVSK
- a CDS encoding TrmH family RNA methyltransferase, which codes for MQLTHYNINFSKRSFPITLVCDNVTNAPNIGSLFRISDAFGVEKFILCGDHIPLGRKMTKTSRATEKSVDYDMAQSASEVIESLKNKGFQIISLEITDTSKPIHNFKFSAKKPIALVIGDENFGVSDTILNMSDAVIHIDMFGQNSSMNVVQATNIVLYEITKQLL